One part of the Cyprinus carpio isolate SPL01 chromosome A25, ASM1834038v1, whole genome shotgun sequence genome encodes these proteins:
- the LOC109101932 gene encoding glucose-6-phosphate isomerase-like, which produces MGLTSDPNYRKLEEWYKTSAGNLNMRQMFDAEPDRFNKFSLQMTTDDGDILLDYSKNLIDEEVMRMLFEMARSVGIEAAREKMFAGEKINFTEGRAVLHTALRNRSNTPIMVDGKDVMPDVNGVLEQMKGFCHKVRSGEWKGFSGKAITDVVNVGIGGSDLGPLMVTEALKPYSKGGPSVWFVSNIDGTHMAKTLAQLNAETTLFIIASKTFTTQETITNAETAKEWFLQAAKDTSAVAKHFVALSTNAPKVKDFGIDTKNMFEFWDWVGGRYSLWSAIGLSIALHIGFDNFEQLLAGAHWMDNHFRSAPLEQNAPVILALLGIWYVNFFQAETHALLPYDQYMHRFAAYFQQGDMESNGKYITKSGTRVDCHTGPIVWGEPGTNGQHAFYQLIHQGTRLIPADFLIPAQSQHPIRDNLHHKILMANFLAQTEALMRGKTSEEAKKELQASGLSGDALEKLLPHKVFEGNKPSNSIIFKKLTPFMLGALVAMYEHKIFVQGVMWDINSYDQWGVELGKQLAKKIEPELQDDAEVHSHDCSTNGLISFFKKNRS; this is translated from the exons TTTACAGATGACGACAGATGATGGAGACATTCTGCTGGATTACTCTAAGAATCTGATCGATGAAGAAGTCATGCGCATGCTCTTCGAAATG GCGCGATCGGTGGGCATTGAAGCTGCCAGAGAGAAGATGTTCGCAGGGGAAAAGATCAACTTCACTGAG GGTCGTGCTGTTCTCCACACCGCCCTGAGGAACCGCTCTAACACTCCCATCATGGTGGACGGTAAAGACGTGATGCCGGACGTGAACGGAGTCCTGGAGCAGATGAAGGGCTTTTGCCAT AAAGTGCGCAGTGGCGAGTGGAAAGGCTTCAGTGGTAAGGCCATCACTGACGTCGTGAACGTTGGCATTGGTGGTTCTGACTTG gGTCCTCTGATGGTGACTGAAGCTCTGAAGCCGTACTCTAAAGGAGGACCCAGCGTCTGGTTTGTCTCTAATATTGATGGCACACACATGGCCAAGACCCTCGCCCAGCTCAACGCCGAGACCACCCTCTTCATCATTGCATCCAag acgTTCACCACCCAAGAGACCATCACTAACGCTGAGACGGCCAAAGAATGGTTCCTCCAGGCCGCTAAAGAT acaTCTGCTGTGGCCAAACATTTTGTGGCTCTTTCCACAAATGCA CCAAAAGTCAAGGACTTTGGTATCGACACCAAAAACATGTTTGAGTTTTGGGAT TGGGTCGGCGGGCGCTACTCGCTGTGGTCAGCTATCGGTTTGTCCATTGCACTGCACATAG GTTTTGACAATTTCGAGCAGCTTCTAGCTGGTGCTCACTGGATG GATAACCACTTCCGCTCGGCTCCTCTGGAGCAGAACGCTCCGGTCATACTGGCTTTGCTCGGCATCTGGTACGTCAACTTCTTCCAGGCCGAGACACATGCCCTGCTGCCCTACGACCAGTACATGCACCGCTTCGCTGCGTACTTCCAACAG GGAGACATGGAGTCCAATGGGAAGTACATCACCAAGTCTGGCACTCGTGTGGATTGCCACACTGGACCCATCGTGTGGGGGGAACCAGGAACCAACGGACAGCACGCCTTCTACCAGCTCATTCACCAGG GCACTCGCTTGATTCCGGCTGACTTCCTCATTCCTGCTCAGAGTCAGCATCCTATCAGAGATAATCTGCATCATAAG ATCCTGATGGCAAACTTCCTGGCGCAGACGGAGGCTCTGATGAGGGGAAAGACCTCTGAAGAGGCCAAGAAGGAGCTCCAGGCTTCTGGGTTGTCTGGAGATGCACTGGAGAAACTCTTGCCCCATAAA GTTTTCGAAGGGAACAAGCCAAGCAACTCAATCATTTTCAAGAAACTTACACCATTCATGCTTGGTGCACTTGTTG CCATGTATGAACACAAGATCTTTGTGCAAGGTGTGATGTGGGATATCAACAGCTATGACCAGTGGGG TGTGGAGCTCGGCAAGCAGCTGGCCAAGAAGATCGAACCCGAGCTGCAGGACGACGCAGAGGTTCATTCCCACGACTGCTCCACCAATGGACTCATCAGCTTCTTCAAGAAGAACCGCTCTTAA